CCCCGGATATCCTCTACCTCCGAGTAAGTGTAGAGAGCTATGTTGGGATGAGAGGCTGCTTCTACCAGCTTCGGAGAAAGGATGCACATGGAACAGTCATTGGTAGGGAAGGTCTTATCAAGCTGAGCCATTACCCCGCCAATGGAGGGCGATTTCTCTAAAAGATAAACGTAATATCCGCTTTCAGCCAAATCTAAGGCGGCCTGGACTCCCCCTATGCCACCGCCAACGACCAGAACTGATCCTACTTTGCCATTTCCTTGTGACATGGCCAACTCCTAACTCTTCAATCTGCTTAAGGCTTTCTCTGCAACCGTAGAAATCTCCACCCTCTCCCCTTCGGGTTTTCGGGCAAGAAGATCACTCACCATTTCGTGGCGTAGCTTCTGGGAAAAGACGTCGATCTCCTTCACCTTCTCAGCAAACGAAAGGGGGACACACCCTTCTCTAACTGCCATGTTTCTCAGTGCCTTCATTATATCGGAAAAATCTACATTTTGAGGACAATGGGCCTGACACGTATAGCACTGGATGCAAAACCAGATGAAATCGGCGCAGAGAACCTCCTTCCTCATCCCTAGAAGTACCATGCGGATAATTCTACGGGGATTAAACACCGGATCAATGTCAGAAACAGGGCAACTGGCAGTGCAAAGGCCACAGGCAAAACACTGCTTGATGTTCTCTCCCCCAGGCTCAGCAGCAACATCATACTTGAACCTGGTATCCAATTCGTTCAAGACTATTGTCATCTTTTTCCTCCGTGCCGATTCTTCCCTGTCTTAGTCTTTCCTTTCGATGAAAAGAGGTTCACCTCACAAGAGTCCC
Above is a window of Chloroflexota bacterium DNA encoding:
- a CDS encoding heterodisulfide reductase gives rise to the protein MTIVLNELDTRFKYDVAAEPGGENIKQCFACGLCTASCPVSDIDPVFNPRRIIRMVLLGMRKEVLCADFIWFCIQCYTCQAHCPQNVDFSDIMKALRNMAVREGCVPLSFAEKVKEIDVFSQKLRHEMVSDLLARKPEGERVEISTVAEKALSRLKS